From Pantanalinema sp.:
CATGAACCTGGTGGCCAAGGAGGGCCCCATCGTCAACCAGCGCAAGGGCGTGCTGCTCCTGTCCGAGACGGCCGGCGCCTGCGAGGAGCTCTCGGACGGGGCGCTTTCCATCAACCCCTACGACCTGGTGGGGATGGCCGACGCCCTCAAGCAGGCCTTGACCATGCCCCTGCTCCAGCGCGAGCGGCTGCAGGGTCTGTTGCGGCGCCGGATCGAGGCGAACCCCGTCTTTCGCTGGGTGTACGCGCAGCTCTCGGACATCAGCGAGGCGCAGGCCCCCGTCCGAGGGCGGTTCTGGGTGGCGGGGCCCTGGTTGCCCGCTACCGAGCCCGCCCGGCGCGAGGGAAAGGAGCGCTCCAGAGATGCCTGAGCGGTCCGACGCGATCGAGGCGCGCCTCTTGGAGTGGGGCCTCGCGGGCCCGGTGCCCAACTCGCGCGAGGCCAACCTGAGGGCGATTCGGCTGCTGCTCGACGGGGTGGCCTTCTACACCTTCGGGATCGAGCGGGTCGCCCAGGCCGCCCGGCGAGGCCTCCTGGACGAGGCGGGGGTGGTGGCGGTCATGGCCCGCGCGAACGGCCATGGGAGCCCCGAGGCCTTCCTGGGGGAAAAGGGCGAGATCAGGCCCCGCTCGGCCCGCGACGGCCTGGTGGAGGCCGCTCGCCTCTTCGCCCGGGTGGTGGCGCAGGGCGGGACGATCGCCTTCGGGACGGGCCACCCGGGCAGCATGATCTCGTTCTACAACCGCCTGGCGGCCTACGCCCGCGCGCGCGGCGCCCGGATCGTCCAGGGGGAGGTCGGCGTGCCGGTCGGGGTGGACTGGGTCCTGGACTACGTGGGGGACGTGGCGGTCACCAGCGACACCTGCGGGGTGCTGCACGGCCACGCCACGCGCCCCATGGAGCAGGTGATCGCGACCTGGGGCGCGGGGATCGACCTGGTGGTGGGCGACCACGGCCACGCGGGGGCCGCGATCAACGCCTGCATACCGACCATCGCCGTCATGGACACCAACGATCCGGCACTCGCGGTCGCCAAGCAGCTCGGCGCCGAGCCCCTCGTGGTGGTGCCCCTGTTCGACAACCGCCCGAACGCGATCACCGCCCGGCTCGCCGACCTCTTCGTCGAGATGGTCGAGGCCCTGCCGGCGCCGCGGTTGTGCTAGACTGGTGAGGAGCGCCTGACGCTCGAGAGCCGGGCGGTTAGCTCAGTTGGTAGAGCGCCTCGTTTACACCGAGGTGGTCGCG
This genomic window contains:
- a CDS encoding phosphatase, whose amino-acid sequence is MPERSDAIEARLLEWGLAGPVPNSREANLRAIRLLLDGVAFYTFGIERVAQAARRGLLDEAGVVAVMARANGHGSPEAFLGEKGEIRPRSARDGLVEAARLFARVVAQGGTIAFGTGHPGSMISFYNRLAAYARARGARIVQGEVGVPVGVDWVLDYVGDVAVTSDTCGVLHGHATRPMEQVIATWGAGIDLVVGDHGHAGAAINACIPTIAVMDTNDPALAVAKQLGAEPLVVVPLFDNRPNAITARLADLFVEMVEALPAPRLC